A segment of the Amia ocellicauda isolate fAmiCal2 chromosome 5, fAmiCal2.hap1, whole genome shotgun sequence genome:
ggagattaaatggtggtctgagatgttcATGGGTGTCacggggagcagcctctagagaagatgaggtttAGCTGGCaccctgccctgtgagtggggggagagagagagaagttaaaggagtgaaggagaggaagaaatctggcaggggttggagaggtggatgttgaagtctcccaagaggatggtaggtgaggacagagagggaggagagaagaaagtcaaattcatccaggaaggaggcaagTGGACCGGGAggatggtagagaactagaaggaagaggtgagagggagaggtgaggtccactgcgtggaattcaaaactgttagtcgtgatagaggagagaaatgGTGGGACAGAGAAGGGgaaagcaggagccctgttcctcctccctgccAGGGAAAatggggggagtgggacaggacaaatggAGAGGAtggggcagcaggggtggttgagttctcaggggagttccatgtcttggtgagagcgaggaaatcgaGAGATTGGTGGGAGGCGAAGACGgtgatgaagtcggccttgttggaggctgagtggcagttccacaggcctctgGAGAGTGGAATAGataggaggaggagagaggcagggagatgacattagagggattagggagacAATGGCATGCAGGTGTGGAAGGAGAAcaggacaggaatcggagagattgtcatggcttcttgctgctgctgtgcagcgtctcctTGCAGTCTtctcgctggagtcccacaaCTAAaatccctgccctttgtaagcgTGGCCCTTTAGAAGGCAgtcactgaggctgctggcgcagaggtccagggggctgttaaatactccacctgtaGCTAATTAGGACAGTACACACCTGCGTTGCATTGATTGACACAAGGCTGTCATGATGGTACAATCCCTCccaggcaggactgctaatagcacaattaatggccgctatAAATCTGAATACAGATAAAGACCatgccagacacacgcagttacactgaacaattaCCTCTcaacaatactaaataataacagcctacaatgcttctgatttacagaaactgtgtGTCAATCTAAGGACAAAGTGTGTTAAGTCAGTTGCTAATTTACTAACAAACACTGACTGTCGTTAGTATAATAGAGGTGCAAAATATAGCGAACTCTTAGCTAAACAATTAACCACGTAAACAATTGATGTCCTCTAGTTTAGCTAAGAGATATACACGAAAAAAACATACTTAACTGGGCTGAGATAGGCGACTCCTCTGCTGGCTTGCCTGAGTGTCCAGTGGCAAACGCTGTACAGGGCAAAGTGTATGTAGTCTGTAGTCCTCATCCGatgtatgtggagggggatggaaagactccaggacaacaGGTTGGTTTATATGGAACGCCGACAcgaccttgggcaggaaggccgGGTTCGTCCTGAGAGTGACTCTGTTGTTGTTTCCCGAGAAGAttagacaggctttatccacatATAAGACATGAAattcactaattctccttgccgaTGTTATTGCTACAAGGAAAGCTACCTTGAGCTAGAGGAAGCGGAGCTCCGTGgtggagatgggctcaaagggagcaccgctcagttctttcagcactaattccaagtcccaggctggaattgtgtcctttatttGTTATCTCAAGTGTcttgcacctttcagaaactggatcACAAGGAAATGTGCTCCGGGTGAGACATTGTCCATCTTATCTTGCCATGCTGAGATGGCAGCCAAATAAACTTTCAgtgtggatgcagatttcccgtCTCCATGCCAGCGTCGCGAACCACAATTGTCTCAGCCACCGGGGGGAGATCAGGAGAACTTGAGCTCCTTCCTGGCGAATCCTCTCCTGAAGGGGGGGCCAGAGTGGTATTGGAGGGCGTATTAGTGGGTCAAGAGTCCTGGATGCAGGCTTGCCATTGGTCGAGTCCGGTCCTCTGGTGTCTCCCTTGCCCTTAGGCTTTCAGCTGGAGAGCCTGTTCTTCTCTTTCGCCTGTGGCTGGCTTCTGCGGCAATGCTCAGGCTGTGGACCACTTGCCTAGGTTCAGGCTTTCCCTGCCTCGGCCACAGCCTGTTGGGCGCTGCTGTGGCTGTCGTCTAGCCTGTTGGAGATCTGTATATTTGGACGCTTTTTCCTTTGCCTTTGCCAACCGTTTGATGGAGAGGTCCACCATCTCACCGAACGTCTGACCTGGGGTGATGGGAGCGTCAAGGAGGACAGACTTCTCCTTGTCCTAGAGTTTAGCCTGCGTCAACCACAGATGGCGTCTGGCTGCTACCAAAGCGGCAAGGGACCTCCCCATGGCCTTCACCCCTTCTTGTAGCAAGTACGTCATGTAGGCATTCACCAGCTACATCTCCTCCACATCTGCCATAGACTGGCGCTCCCTCAGGCGTCCTAATAGCGTCCTAATTGCCTAATAGCGCATTCGCCTGCACCAGCCTGGACCCTATCCAGGTGGGAAAGCTGAGGGGCCAGGTGTGCGTCCTCTTCCGGTGGAAGTCACGCCCACACAGTGTTTAGCAACTGCTGCTGGGAGTCCAGCCTATGTCTGATTTCCCTGAACTGCCTGAGCAGTGTAGCAATCCCTCCTGTCTTTTGTGGTGTGGAGGAGTCCACTGAGTGGAGCGTCTGGATGACCTGGAGCAGGAGCGTCTCGCTCTCGGGGACCATCGTCTGGGGGAGCACGCTCTCCTTCTGGGAGAGCGCCTGCGAGGAGGTGGAGAAGGGGAGATAGACTGCACCCTCACTGGTGAAGCCCAGGAGGAAGACGATTGCAGCCTGTTCTGCGTTTGTGGAGAAACACTTGCAGGGGGTCTGCATGGAGCCGAGCTCGCCGGGGAGTTCCTGGCTCTCTTGCAGCGTGTGGCCTCCCTAAAAGTTGCGCAGTGTGGCAGATCCTCAGTGCTGATACTGTCCCCCTCAATGTCGAGGTCCAAGAGATCGACACGGGTGTCCAGAGGTCGAGAGAGGGTCGATGCGATGACGTCGAGTTCGATAAGAGTGACACGAAGGTCGACGGATGTggtcaagacgcatcttttccaacagtacttgtaatattagtcctctatccctgctagatatcacttcacagtttttattatgcttctggcgttcttgattgttttcctccttgctccctttcccgtagcccttgactgtgaccctacatcttgacagcatttagctttcaccgtccaggatgtaggacctggataagggcgtctgccaagaaataaaaaataaaataataaaaaaataataataataaaaaagtggtCGACAAAGTTGGTCAAGGTCGTCAAGGGATGGATGAGGGCTGGAATTCCGAGATCGATGTTGACAGAGAGGTCAAGGGATCGAGAGAGTTGGTCGATATCTACAGAAAGGTCGAGGTATCAACAAGGTCGGTCGAGGTCGACATGTTGGTTGAGGTCGACAGTGTTGGTTTGTCGAGAGCCGTTCTCGACATGTCAAGTAGTTTAAAGTCTGCCGATAGAGGTTGAGACAGTCCGGAGAAGATAGAGCGGAACATCAGCTGACCAGCCGTGGGGAAGCTGCTCCAGCAGAGTAGTCTCCTTCCTCTTTCCTGTCCTTACGCCACTCGaatctgtaaaagaaaaatggatggtaCAGGAGGTAAAATTGTGCAACAAATCTCAGTGGAGGGACCGAGGCTGGCTCTGAGCGAGACTCCCACTGCACACTTACCTCCAAAGTGAAGCAATAGTAATTAAAAAGACCGTAGTCTGAGCTCCGGAGGGACAAAAAATTGGATAATAACACTCCGTAGAGGATTAGCAAAAATTTAACCTAACTCCGAAGAGCAGGTGAGCACACTTCTCAAAACTTTAAGGTGATCGCAAGCGAAAACACAATAAAGCACAATCACTGGCAaggtgaaagaaagaaatggcagggagctgcagtcaggagcaGACTTTTGCCCtgttgggcagctttggtacatactttcaatgattggcaggtcagaaggctcttcccattaggtaatggctgtctttcgatttgaaagggaatctGCTTTCATGTGTTGTTTTGCATTTCCTTCTTATCCTGTTATTACTTCATGTGGCTAATGTCTTTTCCCTAGGCAACTTCAATTACatgtattaaaagaaaaatcaattattattattattattattattattattattattattattattattatttatttattaggagacacccttatccaggtcgacttacaaaatataagcacaatacaaagtgcaaaaatatattgtaaagtggtgtaacaacaaaatacagaatgCAGCAGAAAATTCAGTTAACACATAGATTCAAATTCAGTAGAAGTTGGAGCAGTGTGGCAGTGAGCTATTCAAGATTTGGTCATGCAAAGGCTTTCAGCTTCAGACAAAGTTAATCTGGGGATTGCATTTCTTTTGCCGAGCAATGTTAGTGCTTGTGCATGTGTCGCTATCAAGACATCTCCAGGATACAGGAAGCTCAGTGCTGCTCACTTCTCCACACTCTCTTCCTCATGTGCTGTGTTGccctggctaggccactccaggaccttaatgtgcttcttcttgagccactcctttgttaccttggctgtgtgttttgggtcattgtcatgctggaatacccatccacgaccccttttcaatgccctggctgagggaaggaggttttcacccaagacttaacggtacatggccccatccatcatccctttgatgcggtgcagttgtcctgtccccttagcagaaaaacacccccaaagcataatgtttccacctccatgtttgacggtggggatagtgttcttggggtcattcctcctcctccaaacacggcgagttgagttgatgccaaagagctcgattttcacccagttctcctctgaatcattcagatgttcattggcaaacttcagacgggcctgtacatgtgctttcttgagcagggggccttgcgggcgctgcaggatttcagtccttcacggcgtagtgtgttaccaattgtttcttggtgactatggtcccagctgccttgagatcattaacaagatcctcccgtgtagttctgggctgattcctcaccgttctcatgatcattaaaactccacaaggtgagatcttgcatggagccccagaccgagggagactgacagttattttgtatttcttccatttgcgaataatcgcaccgactgttgtcaccttctcaccaagctgcttggcgatggtctcgtagcccattccagccttgtgtaggtctacaatcttgtccctgacatccttggacagctctttgctcttggccatggtggagagtttggaatgtgattgattgattgcttctgtggacaggtgtcttttatacaggtaacgagctgagattaggagcagtccctttaagagagtgctcctaatctcagctcgttacctgtatgaaagacacctgggagcaagaaatcttgctgattgataggggatcaaatacttatttccctcattaacatgcaaatcaatttataacttttttgaaaaatgtttttctggatttttttgttgttattctgtctctgactgttaaaatacacctaccattaaaattatagactgatcatttctttgtcagtgggcaaacgtacaaaatcagcaggggatcagatacttctttccctcactgtaagtgcaCTGCTGTCAATGGTAATCACCTATATTTTCCTACTCTGTTCATAACATACAACACAAAGTAACTCACTGCCAAATAGTGCAATTTACtattcattcaaattaaatatattttaaatctataaacAATGATAAGCAGAACCACATATTAAAAGCTTAATGGataatttgatttatattttatttttatactaaTGAGTCCataattacatgtattttttatacattaaaatgtaaacttgTGCAAACCACCTAGAAACgtattttattgctttatttgatgtttaacatttattttgatgttaTCCTATTTCAAAAGAGATTTTGTGTTTAAAAGTGCTTTTCTGCATCCTTTCTTTAAATTGTGGCAATTTATTTAATGGCAGCACATAAAAAGCCTAATTGTTTCCCTTTTTTACTTAGTCAGAGCTTTGTGTTAATATCTTCGTTTATTACTTGTTTTAGTTGTATTGCAGTGTCTACAGAGCTACCAGCAGGAGAACGAATGAATTACAATTTGTTAAAAGGTGTACAAAATGTAGGGCCCAATGGGAAGGTGAAGACATTtacagtcatgaagtgttacaAACATATTTCTCACATCACACATGTGAGAGGTCACCAGCAGGTGTTGTCTGATCATCTACATGTTTTTCCTCTTGGAAAAATGGGCCTAGGCATTTACTGGCACTGTTAACTTCGCTGTTAACTTGTGTGCAATTGGTTTTAATTATCTGTAGTTTAATCATGCAGAGAGAGCAAAGAGAACACCAGCAGACTCACTATGTATATCCCAGGACTCTAGATATAAAACGGTAACTGATGAATTCAAACTGACCCCAGTATTGCAGTCTCTTTTTAATGGACAGTCATGATTATTGATATAATCCAACCTACCATCAGATTCAGCTGAGAAACAGTCACCTGCAGTGTGTTTGTCAATGTCCGAGGTTACAGGGCAGAAAGCCAATGGCAATCTGCCCCTTCATTAAATGTTGATTTGTTACCTTGACACTGTGTTTCATTATGGGAATGTTGCATGAATCATAAAGGCCTACAGAAATACTCAAGAGGTAAAAGACATCTTCAGATCTTTTCTTAAATTCACAGCTTGTgtgtaaacattttattttctctcaaaGCTGAGTGTTTGTTTGCCTTGAAGAAAGGGAATATTCATGGAAAGGTTAACTTGTGGAGTAAACCGATTTCTTAAATTGTATGAAGATGCTTCAATCTGTAAACCATGTAACTTCAAACAGCGTCAACAGTAGTGCACGTGTCTTGTACATAGGGCCTATATAATTGTTCCTCTCTTATGAGGACCTATGACTATGTAATTATCAATTATAAACAACTAGgctattattcatattatttaatattaaaaatattgattatgttgttgatatatttaaaatctcGTTTTCACATTCTCCATCATAACCGTTTAGTATTTCTGTGAACTGTAGCTTGGGTGACCTTTGCGGGATCCTGACTTGCATGTTCTGCCACTTCTCTCTGCTCCAAGACCCTGATCCCCCTGCAGTGCACCCTGCCTGCCTGGGAGGTTGCAAAGACTTTCATAGGTCTGTGTTTGAATGGAGCTGCTCCAGCAAATTCACATCCAAACTGAGAAATTATGTTGATGTTTAGAAAATCCTCTAAGGAGTGAAGTGAAGGTGTGATTCCTCTGGCTTGTTCTGTAAATCTCTCTCTAAATCTGTCTCTCTTGGTCTCTAGATCTTGTTTGTGGCAGGCCTGTCCTTTGTCATCGGACTGGAGAGGACCTTTAGGTTCTTCTTCCAGAAACACAAGATGAAAGCTACTGGCTTCTTCCTGGGTGGTGTGTTCATTGTGCTGATTGGCTGGCCCATGGTTGGGATGGTGCTGGAGATCTATGGATTCTTCCTTTTGTTCCGGTGAGAACAGATGTGGAATTATTGCAGTTGGTGTGGcacgttttgttttttctggaaAGCTTGAGGGGAAGGGGGCGAGCAACAGTGTACCATACAATGTGCATGGTTAATCAAAATCAGAATCCAAAACCTAGCTTTACAATGACTGTAACCCTTGGGTGTGTGATTTTGGTCTCACAGGCAGATCCCTGTCACACATTGTCCAAGTTATCAGTGcataattatttattgtgtgtctTCAACAGAAAGACACATTTAAACCTATCTTTCATCCACCCAACTTGAGGAAAGTCAGTCTTCCCTGGCATTTCAATTATCTTATTTTTTGTGTATATTCTTAATGACCATCTCTGAACCTCCACAGAACACCTAGTATTGGTGTATGTCAATTCTTATGTGTGGATAAgtctgaaaatgaaataaaaggaCAGAACTAGGCTAAAATATGTATCGTGCAAATTCAGCTAATTGTACTAATTGTAAAGCATATGGTTTCTCTTCATTGTGTTTAAGGGGGTTCTTTCCTGTGGCTGTTGGGTTCATCAGAAGAATTCCAGTTCTTGGATCATTATTGAATTTGCCAGGAATCAGAGGGGTAAGTGTCTCTAACTGTAAGTTAGTCAGCCTGTATTATATATTTGGACATTTACAGATAGACAGTGTGTAATACGTAAAAGTGCCAAAAGTAGCAAATATGTTGTTTGGAGGAAACAATATCTGACGCTTTGTCAAATTGGTGTCATCATTGCAATAGGGTTATTCTTTATTGAAGTGCAAATGTTTCTTTCTTTAAGGTAAATGTgcttttgtaatatttttttaaagcctaCCTAAGGCTGAGAAGAGTCTGCGGTAATGGTCAGTCACTGTTCATCTTTCATTAGGTTTTCTATATTGCATGCATTTCCAGTACCCTCCATCGGTGAATAAAATACACAGTAGTTGTGACTTTTGGACTATTTCATGTTAACATGTTAAAAGTAGTGCTAAATTTCATaagatcatttttttaaattaaatttttccACTATGTGTGTTAGTAGttaatagaaataaaataatgtatcagGGTTGTTAATTCTCTTTCATCAGTATTAATGAAAATATACCTACTTTGTTGAACCATTGTTAATTCTCAGTTTCTTAATTATAATCGTAATTCTGTTTCATAGcatgaattgtatttaaaatggtgcAATCATATTGCTCTTGCTGTACTAAGGATACCCCATGGTTTCCTACAAAGCTGGGTGTTGGCTTAATAATGgcaaaagaaaactgaaagcTTAGTGAGAGAGGGAAATGCTACCCTTATTACCACATTTATCATCTGTGCAGTATCTGATGAAAACAGATACAATATTTTATGGAGTTAAGAGTAAAAACCTTGCCATTGTGCAATGAATAGCTTTCTTTGTGATTTTATCAGTAAATTTTATCACTGAACTTTTGTCTGCATGATGCCCTCAGCTAGTTATTTTCCAATAGTTGTTTAAGAGGAGATGCATTAAACCATTGTACATTTTAACTTAGGATGTTTTctagaactttttttttcttttcattattttcttctgAAGTTCCCTACTGGAATGAAGTCACCCAAACAAGCATTCTTCTTTGTAAATGCACTTGATTTctgtcatgatttttttttttttaattttttctgtaTTCAAGTCAGAAAGAGAACCTTAAACAGTTGTGTCAGTGCATCTTTGAAACAAAGCTGCTTCTGAATCATtctgctctctcctctcctagatttctttgttttggtttctgCAATAGGTTATTTTTACcaatgcattgttttttgtgtgtgtgtgtgtgtgtaggtatgTGTATAGCCGAAAGGTCAAGATCATTGTCTAACCACATTTCCCTTCccgtttttcttcttttcacagTTTGTGGATAAAGTTGGAGAGAGCAACAACATGGTATAACAGTGacttcaagtttttttttttttttttttttttttttttttttttaatcgctttattatatttataaggGTTTCCTAAAGTTACTTTACCCCCCACTTTACCCTGTCTGATGTTACTAATGAGGTAAATccaggaaatatattttacctttgttttcaatttttaaaacaaatcaaatctgctttatttatttcttctttgaTCCATGTTGCAAAAATCAAGAAGAAGCCGGGAAAGACTACATCGTGTCAGCTTTTGTAGTGCAGCGGGTGGAAGTTCTCCAGTCTCAAATAATCAGGGGGACATAGTTACTTTAATGGAGCTTAAATAGCACAATGCGCAGACAGTGTATACTGTTACAAGATCCTTTGCTATATGTGTCCTTtctaaacatacattttttgtgGAAGATATAGTCTCTGAAAGAATTAAATGTACCAGGCTGATCCTATGAGTTAGAAGTTCCTCGGAATGCAGTTTCTGAAAGCTTCCGTCAACCATTTCACTTTATGCCGTTGTACCAAGCTTTCATTTGGAGATAATGGCATTGTGGGTTCTGTTACAAAGATAATCGGCTGTGCTACATTAATGTGCCTGGACGTTTGCTTTCCTTTGGAGAAAGCTTAAGTGCTGTAAaagaaatttatattttatttagttttgttttttttttgtttagttttgttctggaAAACTAAaaggccaaaaaaaaaatgaatgaaagaaaaaaaaaaaaaatactcctTTGTATTAGAACCTTCAATGTATCTAGTGGCGTAAGGAGGTTGGActgcattatattatttttaaaagtaaaattttTCAGTCACTTTTACCTGTGTAAAGTATTGAAgacaaaaatcaacaacaatttAACAAAGTATAATGTTTTGCTGTAAGAAACttttgtaaatacacatttgaaaTACGAAACTTGTTATGTGTTTTTTAAGACAATCCCAATAAACACTACTGTGGCCTGAGAAGGAAGCATCAGAGAAGAATTgcctttttgtttgctttaaaaataacGGGGCAGCAAAATGTTCTTCACAATGGG
Coding sequences within it:
- the LOC136750473 gene encoding vesicle transport protein GOT1B, coding for MISLTDSQKIGMGLTGFGVFFLFFGMILFFDKALLAIGNILFVAGLSFVIGLERTFRFFFQKHKMKATGFFLGGVFIVLIGWPMVGMVLEIYGFFLLFRGFFPVAVGFIRRIPVLGSLLNLPGIRGFVDKVGESNNMV